A single window of Leuconostoc kimchii IMSNU 11154 DNA harbors:
- a CDS encoding ABC transporter permease — MNLAVNNTSLFLAAMLVLVALGISLWQKLGLDRDIVIGVVRAVVQLFIVGYLLKYIFRVNNLWLTLAMIGFIIFNAAWNAKKRGPGIDHALAISLLAIFVSTGVTLGVLVLSGAIKFVPSQMIPISGMIASNSMVAIGLAYRSLNSQFHDQRQGVLERLALGAGLLDASIAIVREAIRTGMSPTIDSAKTVGLVSLPGMMSGLIFAGVDPVRAIRYQIMVTFMLLSATSLGSIIACYLAYRNFYNEQKQLK, encoded by the coding sequence ATGAATTTAGCAGTTAATAATACGTCGCTATTTTTGGCGGCAATGTTAGTGCTCGTCGCGTTAGGAATTAGTTTGTGGCAGAAACTTGGCTTAGATAGGGACATCGTCATTGGTGTCGTGCGGGCTGTTGTACAACTATTTATCGTGGGTTACTTGCTAAAGTATATTTTCCGAGTCAACAATTTGTGGCTAACGCTGGCGATGATAGGCTTCATTATCTTCAATGCGGCTTGGAATGCGAAAAAACGGGGGCCGGGGATTGACCATGCATTAGCCATTTCGTTATTAGCCATTTTTGTTAGTACGGGGGTAACACTCGGCGTCCTCGTGCTATCTGGTGCGATTAAGTTTGTGCCATCGCAAATGATTCCCATTTCTGGTATGATTGCGTCGAATTCAATGGTCGCAATTGGGCTGGCTTATCGCAGCCTCAATAGTCAGTTTCATGACCAGCGGCAAGGTGTGCTTGAACGGTTGGCGTTAGGGGCTGGTCTACTTGATGCTTCGATTGCCATCGTGCGTGAGGCGATTCGTACGGGGATGTCACCAACCATTGATTCGGCAAAGACTGTGGGTCTAGTCAGTCTGCCAGGGATGATGTCCGGTTTGATCTTTGCAGGGGTCGATCCAGTACGGGCCATTAGGTATCAAATTATGGTCACGTTCATGCTCTTATCAGCGACTAGTTTGGGGTCAATCATTGCGTGCTATTTAGCTTACCGTAATTTCTATAATGAACAAAAACAGTTGAAGTAA
- a CDS encoding site-specific integrase yields MQQIVLPIKDSNVLKMVQDTLLDSFRAGRRNYTIFQVGKATLLRVSDVMTLKKSDVYNPDGSVKHTAFIHDKKTGKANTLYLKPVQQDLLQYHDWLVQQNINSDWLFPSTAHPDRHITEKQFYKVMARVGDLLGINYLGTHTMRKTGAYRVYTQSNYNIGLVMHLLNHSSEAMTLTYLGLDQASRETMLDQIDFG; encoded by the coding sequence ATGCAACAAATCGTACTCCCAATCAAAGACTCTAACGTCTTAAAAATGGTGCAAGACACCTTACTAGATAGTTTTCGGGCAGGTCGCCGTAACTACACCATCTTTCAAGTTGGCAAAGCCACCCTGCTGCGGGTGAGTGATGTGATGACGTTAAAGAAATCCGATGTCTATAATCCAGATGGCTCTGTTAAACACACGGCCTTTATTCATGATAAAAAGACCGGTAAAGCAAATACACTATATTTAAAGCCCGTGCAACAAGACTTGTTGCAATATCATGATTGGCTAGTCCAACAGAATATCAATTCAGACTGGTTATTTCCCTCAACGGCCCATCCAGACCGTCATATCACTGAGAAGCAGTTTTATAAGGTGATGGCACGCGTTGGTGATCTCTTAGGCATCAACTATCTGGGCACACATACCATGCGTAAAACAGGCGCCTATCGCGTTTATACGCAATCAAACTACAATATTGGTTTAGTCATGCACTTATTGAATCATTCGAGTGAGGCTATGACGCTTACTTATCTGGGGTTAGATCAAGCAAGTCGCGAAACAATGTTAGATCAAATTGATTTTGGGTAA
- a CDS encoding heavy metal translocating P-type ATPase: MQHNILKYKNKIMSITGLLIALGLISHFIFANTIIFNSAFIIASILGATPISLQAYQAMKVKVVSIDVLVTIAVIGALFIQNYEESAIVTFLFLFGSYLEQRTLNQTRSAIKELTEMAPETAFKQLTGGQFAEVDIDEVEEGDILLVKTGAKIPVDGRVTTGKGYVNEANITGESLPLKKEKDDEVFAGTIMDNGTIQIVADRVGEDSTFGKIIELVEEAQDSKSEAERFIDQFSRWYTPAVLTIGLLVWVLTKDTELAITVLVLGCPGALVIGVPVSNVAGIGNGAKNGILFKGSEVISHFANADTVLFDKTGTLTEGKPEVSDIIHYGNNQEEDLSLLLSVESESDHPLAVAIANKLAQYKVRPIENTQVVKGGGVIAHVDGHVVSVGNKTLMKQESIPLSDDVLKKLNKLERTGNSIVLTAVDHKLIMLMGIRDKVRPGVKQDLQKLKSLGIKNLIVLSGDNQGTVNSVKKELGLTEAHGDMLPEDKQAFLKRRQDSGEIVVFIGDGVNDSPSLATAEVGIAMGNGTDVAIESSDIVLMNSNFNRLPHALGLAKGTYANMRQNILIAVGVVIILLVSLIFSEWMSMSIGMLVHEASILVVILNAMRLRGYQLR, from the coding sequence ATGCAACATAATATTCTTAAATATAAAAATAAAATTATGAGTATCACTGGCTTACTCATTGCCTTAGGACTAATTTCACACTTTATTTTTGCCAATACAATAATTTTTAATAGTGCTTTTATTATAGCTTCGATATTAGGCGCTACCCCCATTTCTTTACAGGCTTATCAGGCTATGAAAGTAAAAGTAGTAAGTATTGATGTTTTAGTAACGATAGCGGTCATTGGTGCTCTCTTTATTCAAAATTATGAAGAATCAGCAATTGTTACTTTTTTATTTTTATTTGGATCATATTTAGAACAACGAACACTTAACCAAACACGATCAGCTATTAAAGAGTTGACGGAAATGGCTCCAGAAACTGCTTTTAAGCAATTGACAGGGGGACAATTTGCAGAAGTAGATATTGATGAAGTAGAAGAAGGGGATATTCTCCTAGTAAAGACTGGTGCCAAGATTCCCGTAGATGGTAGGGTAACTACTGGAAAAGGATATGTAAATGAGGCTAATATCACAGGTGAATCTTTACCTTTAAAGAAAGAAAAAGACGATGAAGTATTTGCCGGTACTATTATGGACAATGGTACTATTCAAATAGTGGCTGATAGAGTAGGGGAAGATTCTACATTTGGAAAAATTATTGAGTTGGTAGAAGAAGCACAGGATTCTAAATCAGAAGCAGAACGATTCATTGACCAGTTTTCTCGCTGGTATACACCTGCAGTACTTACAATTGGGCTGTTGGTTTGGGTATTAACCAAAGATACAGAACTTGCGATTACTGTATTAGTACTTGGTTGCCCAGGAGCCTTGGTAATTGGTGTACCTGTTTCAAATGTTGCGGGGATAGGAAATGGCGCAAAAAATGGTATTCTATTTAAAGGTTCTGAAGTGATTAGTCATTTTGCCAATGCAGATACAGTGTTATTCGATAAAACAGGTACCTTAACTGAAGGAAAGCCTGAAGTGAGCGATATTATTCATTATGGAAATAATCAGGAGGAGGATTTATCTCTATTGCTTTCAGTTGAAAGTGAGTCTGATCATCCATTAGCTGTCGCTATTGCAAATAAATTAGCACAATATAAAGTAAGGCCTATAGAAAATACACAGGTTGTAAAAGGTGGGGGCGTAATTGCTCACGTAGATGGGCACGTTGTTTCAGTAGGAAATAAAACCTTAATGAAACAAGAAAGTATACCGCTATCTGATGATGTTCTTAAAAAATTGAATAAATTAGAAAGAACCGGTAATTCAATTGTATTAACGGCAGTTGATCATAAGTTAATCATGTTAATGGGTATCCGCGACAAAGTTCGACCAGGTGTTAAACAGGACTTACAAAAATTAAAATCACTTGGTATTAAAAATCTCATTGTATTATCAGGTGATAACCAAGGTACAGTTAATTCAGTTAAAAAGGAACTAGGTTTAACCGAAGCCCATGGTGATATGCTACCAGAGGACAAGCAAGCATTTCTAAAAAGACGACAGGACTCAGGTGAAATAGTCGTTTTTATCGGTGACGGCGTTAATGACAGTCCCTCTCTGGCTACTGCAGAGGTAGGTATAGCTATGGGGAATGGAACAGATGTCGCAATTGAAAGTTCAGATATTGTTTTAATGAATTCTAACTTTAACCGCCTTCCTCATGCTTTAGGCCTAGCAAAAGGAACATATGCGAATATGCGACAAAATATTCTAATTGCTGTTGGCGTCGTGATAATACTATTGGTTAGTTTAATATTTAGTGAATGGATGTCTATGTCAATTGGGATGTTGGTTCATGAGGCCAGTATTTTAGTAGTTATTTTAAATGCAATGAGATTAAGAGGTTATCAATTAAGATAA
- a CDS encoding 5-formyltetrahydrofolate cyclo-ligase: MLSKKEIRKMTLDKLKLYDYHSKITEEERLQAILFSKAYWNNSNSVAVTISMEHELSTDVIIQEALRSHKKVVVPRVSSGKLLWFDYIESLMSKSKFGILEPTQDENQAQNLKGIDLMVVPGVAFSEDNYRIGYGAGFFDATLAEYNGITVSLVLPPQSIHKFSKDTWDRPVRYLIK; the protein is encoded by the coding sequence GTGCTTAGTAAAAAAGAAATAAGAAAAATGACCTTGGATAAACTAAAATTATATGATTACCATAGCAAGATTACTGAAGAAGAGCGATTACAGGCAATTCTGTTTTCTAAGGCATATTGGAATAACTCTAATTCAGTGGCTGTAACTATAAGTATGGAACACGAATTGAGTACTGATGTCATTATTCAGGAGGCGTTGAGAAGCCATAAGAAAGTAGTAGTACCTAGGGTGAGTAGTGGAAAATTATTATGGTTTGACTATATAGAAAGTTTAATGAGTAAATCAAAATTCGGAATTCTAGAACCAACACAAGATGAAAATCAAGCACAAAATTTGAAGGGAATAGATCTAATGGTGGTTCCCGGTGTAGCCTTTAGCGAAGATAATTATCGGATAGGTTACGGTGCAGGTTTCTTTGACGCAACGTTGGCAGAGTATAATGGTATAACGGTTTCGCTAGTGTTGCCTCCTCAATCAATCCATAAATTTTCAAAGGATACGTGGGATAGACCGGTGAGGTATCTTATAAAATAG
- a CDS encoding Crp/Fnr family transcriptional regulator, whose product MADHNHHSHVDCIRLVPIFNHLNDEQMHLIAQSAHEVQYVKNELLFRFGDKDDTLYIINNGRVRIYSLSESGREQTIRILHPGDFMGEVAVLQTEGYHSNYAEAISETSICRIHKKDLDQYLDRYPEIMRRILSDITKRLQLSEKQTVQVSTEPVEARIIDFLSENVEDEKNHTYVTLPMSKKDLATYLGTTPETISRKFSSLEERGLIKRHTQKCVEIFDLDELLFVSS is encoded by the coding sequence ATGGCAGACCATAATCATCATAGTCATGTAGATTGTATACGTTTAGTGCCGATTTTCAATCATCTCAATGATGAACAAATGCATCTAATTGCTCAATCAGCGCATGAAGTACAATACGTAAAGAATGAGCTATTATTTAGGTTTGGTGATAAAGATGACACATTATATATCATAAACAATGGACGTGTACGTATTTATAGCCTAAGTGAATCTGGTCGTGAGCAAACCATACGTATCCTACATCCGGGTGATTTTATGGGGGAAGTTGCTGTTTTACAGACTGAGGGTTATCATTCGAATTATGCTGAAGCAATATCGGAAACAAGTATTTGTAGGATTCATAAAAAGGATTTAGATCAATATTTAGATCGCTATCCAGAAATCATGCGACGAATATTATCGGATATTACAAAACGACTACAGTTATCAGAAAAACAAACTGTGCAAGTCAGTACTGAACCTGTTGAAGCTCGAATTATTGATTTTCTATCAGAAAATGTTGAAGATGAAAAAAACCATACTTATGTGACTTTACCCATGTCAAAAAAAGATTTGGCTACTTACCTGGGGACAACTCCAGAAACAATAAGCCGTAAGTTCTCATCATTGGAAGAGAGAGGTCTAATTAAACGGCACACCCAAAAATGTGTTGAGATATTTGATTTAGATGAATTATTATTTGTATCAAGTTAA
- a CDS encoding uracil-DNA glycosylase family protein, which translates to MSIIDDIAADQMNMEFTKKGLRPIFHVSKKAKLVIIGQAPGLRVQNSGIMWDDASGDRLREWIGVGKDTFYNSGKIGVIPMDFYYPGKGKWGDLPPRRGVANKWHPKLLELMPDVQLIILVGSYAQKYYLNLGYQSKITDVIKNYKNYLPLYFPIVHPSPRNNIWIKKNPWFEQEVVPELKEIISKILSD; encoded by the coding sequence ATGAGTATTATTGATGATATAGCAGCAGATCAAATGAATATGGAGTTTACTAAAAAAGGATTAAGGCCAATATTTCACGTATCGAAAAAAGCAAAATTAGTCATTATTGGTCAAGCACCGGGATTACGAGTTCAAAACTCGGGTATAATGTGGGATGATGCATCGGGAGATCGATTAAGAGAGTGGATCGGGGTTGGTAAAGATACCTTTTATAATTCAGGAAAAATTGGCGTAATTCCCATGGACTTTTACTATCCAGGAAAAGGAAAATGGGGTGACTTACCGCCCAGACGAGGAGTAGCTAACAAATGGCACCCAAAATTATTGGAGCTTATGCCCGATGTTCAGTTAATTATATTGGTGGGATCATATGCTCAGAAATATTATCTGAATCTTGGTTATCAAAGCAAGATAACCGATGTAATAAAGAACTACAAAAATTACTTGCCTCTTTATTTTCCGATAGTTCATCCTTCACCAAGAAATAATATATGGATTAAAAAAAATCCGTGGTTTGAACAAGAGGTTGTGCCAGAATTAAAAGAGATAATTAGTAAGATTTTATCGGACTAG
- a CDS encoding VIT1/CCC1 transporter family protein: MKKHVSAIVYGGLDGIITTFAVVAGSVGGNVSNIVIIILGFSNLLADGFSMGAGAYLSATSDNNQSKSKALAAGIATFISFNVFGLIPLGAYLITNALIHDKDIAFPIAFVIVGVSLALLGWVKANLSEQKVRTEILRTLSVGYVAAIVAYGVGILLNYYL; the protein is encoded by the coding sequence ATGAAAAAACACGTTTCAGCCATCGTCTACGGTGGCTTAGATGGCATTATCACGACGTTCGCAGTCGTTGCTGGATCGGTCGGTGGTAACGTTTCAAACATCGTTATCATCATTTTGGGATTCTCAAACTTATTAGCCGATGGCTTTTCAATGGGGGCCGGTGCCTACCTGTCAGCAACATCGGATAACAATCAATCAAAAAGTAAAGCATTGGCAGCTGGTATCGCGACATTCATTTCGTTTAACGTCTTCGGTTTAATTCCACTAGGTGCCTACTTAATTACAAATGCGCTCATTCACGACAAAGACATCGCCTTTCCAATCGCCTTTGTCATCGTCGGTGTCTCTTTGGCGTTGCTAGGCTGGGTGAAGGCCAACCTGTCAGAGCAGAAAGTAAGAACAGAAATTCTACGCACACTTTCTGTCGGGTACGTCGCTGCAATTGTTGCTTATGGCGTTGGTATCTTACTGAATTATTATTTGTAG
- a CDS encoding heavy-metal-associated domain-containing protein — protein MTKATLKLETLTCPSCLQKIERGLKQTAGVKKDSVKVLFNASKVKVDFDENQVNLNTIEKAIEDLGYPVISSKVKEGA, from the coding sequence ATGACTAAAGCAACATTAAAATTAGAAACATTAACTTGTCCATCATGTTTACAAAAAATCGAACGTGGTTTAAAACAGACTGCTGGTGTAAAAAAAGATTCTGTAAAAGTACTTTTCAATGCGAGTAAGGTAAAAGTGGATTTTGATGAAAATCAGGTCAATTTGAATACAATTGAAAAAGCAATTGAAGACTTAGGATACCCAGTAATTAGTTCAAAAGTAAAGGAAGGTGCATAA
- the arsC gene encoding arsenate reductase (thioredoxin): MKKIYFLCTGNSCRSQMAEGYAKKILPANEFQIESAGIETHGLNLNAVKVMAEDGVDISSHYSKLIDLNYLNTSDLVITLCGDAKDKCPMLPPQTKSLHWPLSDPAQATGTLEEQLQEFRKVRDEIKKLVTSLNNYVH, encoded by the coding sequence ATGAAAAAAATTTATTTTTTATGTACAGGAAATTCTTGTCGCAGTCAAATGGCTGAAGGATATGCAAAAAAAATATTGCCGGCAAATGAGTTTCAAATCGAGAGTGCAGGGATTGAAACTCATGGGTTAAATCTAAATGCTGTTAAAGTTATGGCTGAAGATGGAGTAGATATTAGTAGCCACTACTCTAAATTAATTGATCTAAATTATTTGAACACTTCAGATTTAGTTATTACTTTATGTGGTGATGCCAAGGATAAATGTCCTATGCTTCCCCCTCAAACCAAGAGTTTACACTGGCCTTTATCTGACCCAGCGCAAGCCACAGGAACTTTAGAAGAACAACTACAAGAATTCCGTAAGGTTCGTGACGAAATTAAAAAATTAGTTACAAGTTTGAATAACTACGTTCATTAA
- a CDS encoding transposase, whose translation MVTNLSLPQKDIVRVYRKLAAIEDIIRELKGGFAFGKTDSSSFFANKARMWISVIASNLMRLMKSIALDDQQQSWTINTFRDRLLKIGGRVSLSTPAR comes from the coding sequence ATCGTCACTAACCTAAGTCTTCCACAAAAAGACATCGTCCGTGTTTACCGCAAGCTTGCGGCGATTGAAGATATTATTCGCGAGCTTAAAGGTGGATTTGCCTTTGGCAAAACTGATAGCAGTTCATTTTTCGCCAACAAAGCGCGCATGTGGATCTCAGTAATTGCATCAAACTTGATGCGGTTGATGAAGAGTATTGCGTTGGACGACCAGCAACAATCGTGGACAATCAATACCTTTCGAGACCGTTTGTTAAAAATCGGTGGACGTGTGTCACTAAGCACGCCCGCAAGGTGA
- a CDS encoding ABC transporter ATP-binding protein: MNSLISLEKVNYQIADQHILHDVDWQIPAGAHITLTGPSGGGKSTLLRIIAAMISKTSGTLIFDGQPIESYDPIMYRRQVSYCFQQPTLFGETVADNLAFPYQIRKQVMDTQRVVTALNNVGLSERTLHQPIIELSGGERQRVALIRNILFLPKVLLLDEVTAGLDENNKQIVHAWLRQLNEQDHVTTIMITHDATEIAAADQLAKVVAGRLEVHA, encoded by the coding sequence ATGAATTCATTGATTAGTTTAGAAAAAGTTAATTATCAAATCGCTGATCAACATATTTTACATGATGTTGATTGGCAGATTCCAGCTGGGGCTCATATTACATTGACGGGACCATCCGGTGGTGGGAAAAGTACGTTATTACGGATCATTGCGGCCATGATTTCTAAAACAAGTGGGACCTTGATTTTTGATGGGCAGCCGATTGAAAGTTATGACCCAATCATGTATCGGCGGCAAGTCTCATATTGTTTCCAACAACCGACGTTATTTGGTGAGACGGTGGCAGATAACTTAGCTTTCCCGTACCAAATTCGTAAGCAAGTCATGGATACGCAACGAGTGGTAACGGCGTTAAATAATGTTGGGCTGTCCGAACGAACCCTGCATCAGCCGATTATCGAGCTTTCCGGTGGTGAACGGCAGCGGGTCGCGCTGATTCGCAACATCTTATTCTTACCAAAAGTGTTGTTATTAGATGAGGTGACAGCTGGTTTGGATGAAAATAATAAGCAAATCGTGCACGCCTGGTTACGACAGTTAAATGAGCAGGATCACGTTACAACGATCATGATTACTCATGACGCGACAGAGATTGCTGCGGCAGATCAATTAGCGAAAGTGGTTGCTGGCAGATTGGAGGTACACGCATGA
- a CDS encoding Dps family protein, protein MTTVNERQEKLAAEQAYKEHIHHTKINSAAVTDHILANIHTLHVKLHQYHWYVKGKNFYALHNVFENLYNENEAWFDKIAERLLASGFKPASTTTEFQEFTTISEDSSEKYYTADEMVLQIVEDFRSNREFTIRAIRLAQEEENDASEDSLISYKAYLDVNIWQLQAFINKDALEDDDYIDND, encoded by the coding sequence ATGACAACGGTAAATGAAAGGCAAGAAAAATTAGCTGCCGAACAAGCATATAAAGAACACATTCATCATACTAAGATTAATTCTGCAGCTGTTACAGATCATATACTTGCTAATATTCATACATTACATGTAAAATTGCATCAATATCATTGGTATGTAAAAGGCAAAAATTTCTATGCATTGCATAATGTTTTTGAAAATTTATATAACGAGAATGAGGCATGGTTTGATAAAATTGCAGAACGTTTACTAGCTTCAGGATTTAAGCCAGCATCAACAACTACTGAATTTCAAGAATTTACAACGATTTCTGAAGATTCTTCGGAAAAATATTACACTGCTGATGAGATGGTCCTACAGATAGTAGAAGATTTTAGATCTAATCGTGAATTTACTATTCGTGCAATTCGCTTAGCACAGGAAGAAGAAAATGATGCTTCGGAAGATTCACTAATTAGTTATAAAGCTTATTTAGACGTAAATATTTGGCAACTTCAAGCATTTATTAATAAGGATGCCTTAGAAGACGATGACTATATAGATAACGATTAA
- a CDS encoding transposase yields MKAKRYSTEFKSSIVTLYNEGRSANSLANEYHLAVQTVTGWVKKAQIIGTDVTGKPVTRAEFNAMQKEVARLLVDFYSLVVN; encoded by the coding sequence ATGAAAGCTAAGCGATACTCAACAGAATTTAAGTCATCAATTGTCACCTTGTATAACGAGGGACGTTCTGCTAATTCTCTAGCCAATGAATACCATTTGGCTGTACAAACCGTCACGGGTTGGGTGAAGAAAGCCCAAATCATTGGGACGGACGTTACCGGTAAGCCAGTGACTCGTGCCGAATTTAATGCGATGCAGAAAGAAGTTGCACGACTCTTGGTAGACTTTTATAGTTTAGTTGTGAACTAA